ATTGGAAACATTCCATATTAGTGATCTTCTCTTCCACAGTTGTGAcaattctgtgatccaaaatcctTCCAAAATCAAAGCCAATAAAACTGACATATAGAgttaaaaagagaatgaaatattgattttaaaaataaataaaatcaaaataatctttaaactttaaataaatttttagacACTGTTTCTTTCATCTTGATAAGATTCATTGCCTTGTACGTATACTAacaatttcttccttatattcctccaatgcatttttttttccactttatcttcaaagaaaatttaCATTACAGAAATGTCACGAAGAAAAGTTAGGGcattcccacatgccccatgAAAGAGACCTTGGACAAATAGGGGTAATATtacatagaaataaatttttatggcagggacagatgctggacattgtatgtcctgccatggcccactgggtggaccaggcgaaagtgtaaactattatgtaaacCACTGtcaatgtggtgcagcagtgctccaaagtgcgttcaccaaatgcaataaatgtgccatgatgatgaaagaggttgttgatattgGAGGAGTAGGGTGACAGGGGTGCACGGTataatgggacctcattttttttaatgtaacatattaagaaataaagaaaagtctaCAAAATTTTTTGTGCCTagacatttattggagaatgttTTTAAATTCCAAGGTCTGGGCACTACCTGTGCTCCTTCCTACTGCATCCCCTAGCCTCTCTCCGTGGAGAGTGTAAGGAAATCTATGTACGTATACTAAGATGTGCAAGTGCATATATGTAGTAATATGTATACGTACAACTTTCTGTATCTGTATTCACCTACACTTCATTTCATACTGATTTGTCTACCTCTAAACCATTATCATATAGAACATTCTGTCCTCTTCCACTTGCTTATCTGTAAGCTTCCAGTTTATTGTGACAAAAATATTTCCTTAACTATCATCTATCTATGGGTTTCTTGATTTTAGTGGACATGTTTAGAAATATTAGTATTGTTAGTCCAAACTTGGTAGAATTCTACTTTATCAACTAGAGTACAGTACAAATGCACAATTTCTTTTGACTTCATTTTACAGGCTCCATTTATAaccaatatttcctttttcagCACCTTTACCCTCAGTCCCTGCCCTTGGGACAAATTATATATCGTCAATATAGTTAGATTTGCAAGAAGTTTATTATATTTGGGATTCCTTTGACGttataactgatttttaattgGCATACATAAGCgtcactctttgtgttgtcaagttcaatgcattttaacaaatatatagtaACATGCATCTACAATTTCAAGTTGCGATGGCAGATTATTTATCTCCTTGCTACTTTCTCCAGTCTTTCCTGTTGATCACAGTGATGCATTCAGAGGCCTGTTAACTAACACAGGagtttttggacatttttccattGGTCTTCACCTGCTTATTGCCTGTCAACCCTGCAGTTTGcaatataaaatttaacatttcaaagttaaagccataaaggaaaaaaggaggaaacCACACTctcacaaaccaaaaaaaaaaaaaaaaacaaacaaataaaaaaacaacatttaCTTTGTCCTGAAGGTCTGGGAAAGATTTTCTCCTCCCTCACCTAGCCACCAAATTGATGGTACCTATGTTTCCACtgtattacatattttaaaaaatgccaggAGGCAACTGACACCTGAGATGGTCTTGCAACATGGTTTCTCTCTGAGAGGGGAGTCATTCTGGTGGTGCATATTCCCCACATCATGTCTGCCTTGGGCAAATTAAAATGCAAGATGCTTAGCTTAATCAGCCTATGTTGTTTGCAGTAAACAAAAGACAGGCCTGGGAAAGATGTTGATAAAATCAGTAGTATATGTGACAAATTATTTTgctgaaaataataatttaaggAATGTGGAGTGAGATGGGGTTTTTACTTGAACAGGAGAGAcctccagaaagaaatgacaagctgaagatttttaattctcaTATTATTGTAAAATCAAATCACAAGAATTTTATAAGACTACATGAGTAAAATATCATTCCCTGAAAATTGCAGTTCTGTTGTGGGTATGACTCAAAAACAGAGTCTGAACATGTGgttaataaataacaaaatgagaATAAACTCACGGCTTTCCCAAAGAATGTAAAGTgcatacaaataataaaaaaacattttttatattccCCCACCACTGATGCCTTGCACCAGTGACCcccctgtcatatttgccaaaagaacacccCCAAATGTGTAGTTTTAACCACACACCTAAAATCTgcagagttcatctgttccttcctcctgccctcaccACATTTCCATTGTTAGTTTACCCAAACCCCTACCCTGATCATTCAGACACGCTAAAATCATCAACTGCACGCAAGTCCTTGAACagccatcacccccatccactgccaaaccgtTCCTTACACCCTATCAtgtattttgcccatattgagcaccATCTCCCCACAGCCTACTCCCTTTATGTAAAGTGATAGCGTATCtgccagactctagctctgtaagtCTGTTAACTTGCATTCCGCAATCTTGAGAAGTTTAGAAtggggatgcccactctgctACCAAATGAGAAGAGttctatcagtgaggtcatgcaatacaTGTCTTAGAGTTCCTGGCTTACTTCAATGAaccttcaagtttcatccatgttgttgcatgtgtcaatacttcattccttcttccagCTAAGTAacattcccttgtatgtatatactacaatttgCTTATTATTCATCTGCTaatggacaattgggttgcttccaacttttggcaatagtgaatcaGTCTGTTATGAACATCGTTGTGTTTACATCCGCTCGtattcctgttttcaattctttgggctaTATACCTAGGTGGGATTGCTGGAACAAATGTCAgttttatacttagcttcctgagtaactgccaaaccatcctcctcAATGGCTGAAACTATTCTACTTTGCCATCAACAGTGGATGAGGGGAccatttcctccacatcttctccaacacttttaattttctgttttgttttgtttttttttcaaatgacctccagtctaataggtgtaagaggATATATCACTGTAGTTTTggtttgaattttcctttttaggtctaggtagtgatgttgaacatcatttcatgtgcttttttaggcatttgtgtttcctctttggaaaagtttctactcaaatcacttgccctttttttaatggtttcattgtcttttcattttcgaGATGTAAGATCTCTTTGTAAATGCAAGATGTTAGGGCTTTATCAGAgaaatgattaataaatattttctacccTTCGTTGACTCccctttccatttcatttttttaatcatgacttctttttttaattcatttttaaaaaatattacattaaaaaattatgaggtccccattcacccccctccccccaccccatcacttgccccacagcaacactctcccccaatatcatgacacatccattgctttCGGTGAaaacatctctgggcatcgctgcacctcatggtcaatggtccacatcatagctcacactctcccacgttccatccagtgggccatgagaggatctacaatgtccggaaattgtccctgcagcaccacccagggcaactccaagtttcaaaaatgcctccacatctcatttcttcctcccattccccacacccagcagccaccatggccacttttttcacaccaatgccacattatcttcgattactaaccccaatagttcatgaatagaatatcagtaagtccactctaatccttactttttcttaagaaaattctttgaagcacaatatgctttaatttttaagaggaccaatgtatctattttttttctttcattgtttgtggtttgggtacaaatttctaaaaccatttccttctaaaggatctggtataatcacaatttttgtatattcattccttcaattattattagagcatttttattatttcactatttataataataaacaaaaatcagacaaAGAACTCATCACTTCCAAAACTccttatgcttcccctgctgtataatGTTAATATCTCTTCCTATTCTTctagtttatttgtttttgtattttgtataaaCCGACTTATATGTGCAACATtactcatatttatatttcacctgtggtttcactgtgttatataattctgttatatattttatctttccttttagtaatatatatgccCTTAGACTTGCCTTTTTAATCACTGTCATATTCCTGTAATACATCTGCTAGTAACAAAGATTATGATatgttttaaccatttctatttttGCATGAATAATATACCCTGCCTTGCAATTTATTTTTGATCAATTTTCATGTGTACACATTGGCATTGGGAAcatataatcttttcaacaaatgatcctGCAAAAGCTGAATATATAAATGAAGACGACTGAGATTAATCACCTACCTAACACcacatatgcaaaataaattcaaattggATCAAGTACTTAAATATATGAGCTAAAGTTATAAAACTCTTTGAGGATGATATAGGGACAACTCTTCATTAACTGAGATTTGGCAGTATATTCTTAAATATGATTCCAAAAGCACaggtaatgaaagaaataatatattgatattattttctcaaaaGTATTCATCAAATTAAATCATAAAGAGAACGAAAAGACAACCAACTGAAGAGGAGAAAATAGATTCAAAAGATGTGGGATGGAAATGGATGAAGCCCAACCAATTGGCTCCTGCCTACCCTATAGGATTTCCAGGATTCAATGCTCATGGTCTCCTGTTGAGGCAAGCTGGCTCTCATGGAGTGCTCacccatgctggaatgccaccccatgtaGGGAAAACAATCCATGCaggggtgctggcccatgctgacAACTGGTACTGAAAGAttacacaacaagagacacagaggagagaaaataagaagaaagagcagaactTGGAGTTGAGGTGGTACAAAAGAGTAACTGCTTGTCTcacattccagaaggtcccaggatcagatcCCAGAGCCACctatgagaatacaagtagacacaaaagaacccacagtgaatgggtacaaagaacagacaatgggggaaccagggtaagaaataaatacaaaataaatatttaaaataatatagcagTTGACGGcgtaatatatagaatatataaataccatgtacattgccataacaaaaaggaaaacagtcCCATTAAAACTATGTCAATGAAGGAATGTTTCTCAGCAAAATGTATGTAAATTggtaataaatacatgaaaatctgctcaacatcattagacatttgggaaatgcaagttaaagcTATAATGAATCAACTTCAAGCCCACAAGAAGGGCTATATTaataaattcaggaaaaataacaagtgttgtggattatgaaaaaaaattggaactcTGGTGGATTGTtaatggcaatgtaaaatggtgtaggcACTATGGAAAATAATGTTTCACTTCCCCCACAATCCACCTTTCAATATATATGACTACACCAATGATTCTACCCTCAATCTTTCTGAATGGGATATGGATCAGTGCCTAGAGGTTCAGCCCACATTCTGTGATCATGAGAATAAAAAACACACAATAAGTTTATGAATACTGAGACCCTAGTCCTTTCACTGAGCCGTCGTCCTAGTTCTGGGTTTCCTAACTCTAGTTTTGTGAATTGTGGGTTAATAAACCCTTAATTTCTGAAAAGCATTATTATGTTTGGACATTCTTTACCTTGTAGCTGAATTTCATCCCTAACTAAATTCATTAATAATGATACATTATAGAagatttttaacttttataacCCATAAAAGAGttgaaaaagaatcaaaatatttattccttACAAAATGTATGATaatagcagaatatccctgtctacataaaataacatgactttaaaatgctgtttgacctaaagtaagggggaaatggaaaagagaaatgagtttatatggctacgagtttctaaaaaagagtctggaggctggcagaaggattgccctcatgcacaactgagcagagtcagagagacagataaagcagatacaacccccagatatcggttccttcgagggctaaagagacccaggggagttatggtcatggccgatggggttaactaccaggtcagatggcccctttttggaactggtgtttatgtgtgatgaatctggactcagatgggatcttccatcataagactttcatgctaaggtgatggaggtgcagttaatattggggtttaagatatatttagcagatttgaatctctggactgacaatgtgatagccaggccctgagcctcaacagactccagcacctacaatctgatttattggactcaccacactcagctaagatggagttgaagaaggacaaccaccacaccatggagcctagagtgattacaactgaaagtgggaggattgcatccaacatccatgtggaatctgagcctcctcttgtcatagaggtgcaatggacacaaccaatccaatgtccacatagaagaggtggcattggattgggaaaagtggacatggtggatgatgggtatggggaaaggcaggaagagatgagaggtggaggagtctttgggacatggagctgccctggatggtgcttcagaggcaatcaccggacattgtaaatcctcacagggcccactggatggaatggaggagagtatgggccatgatgtggaccattgactatgagatgcagaggtgaccaaagatgtacttaccaaatccaatggatgtgtcatgatgatgggaacgagtgttgctgggggggggggggggggagaggtggggtgggggggtggggttgaatgggacctcacatatatatttttaatgtaatattattacaaaatcaattaaaaaaataaaaaaataaaaataaaaataaaaaaatgtatgataATAAATGCGTTTACTGAATATTATCCTTTGATTGTTGTTCCACACtaattaattccttgaaaatCATAATATTTCTGCAGAAGACAGTATAGTATAGAAGAAAATCCAAACACATGGCATAGAAAAACATCCCAAAGTCAAGGAAACATTATTTGCATAAGAGAAGAATGGTCATGAAATTTAGGTTTACTGCAAGAAAATTTGCTAGAAGTACTGCAACTTCACTTCAAGTCACCTCTCCTCGTAACATTGGATTGTCCACTGCCTGCCCAGTCTCTACTCAACCCCCATTTCTCTTTAACACTTGCATTTAGGAAAAGGCCAAATCCTGCCAGAAGAATGTACCAAATGTTTCAAAACTGTTTCATTTATTCAATTCCTAATTCTTTGTTGTCTATTTCCATTTGAAATATGACCTACTCCCATCAGAATGCATCATCCCTGGTTATCACTACTAGAATGgaaaactgtatatatatatatatgaatagcTCAGTCAAATGTGACAATATATGCATGAGAACAGATTGGTATCAGTGAAACAATAAATACAAAGCTCTGGCAATCAGTGAACCAAACACGAGTTACTAGGATACAATGGGGAATctcagggaaggaaaaaaagctgATATTTTCACTTATCCTAGAAATTGCAAACAACACATTAGGAGTATGTTGGGAATATTTACGTCTCAGTGTGCTATGTCCTTCTGGAATAgaatatcccaataaaacttaatTGAACTGAAATGAGTACCTGTAGTAGGCTCACTGAATAGATGGTCACATTCCCCCAACTTTCTCTTATCCATATCTTTTGCAATAGGACAGTGCAGCTCCATCCAAGAGGAGAAGTCCCTTTACCCATGTTGAATAAAGGTGGAAatgattatcttttttatttgatttggCCAATAGAATACGGTGTTATTGACAGTGGACCTCAAGAGATCTCTGAGCTTTTCTGTATTTCACTCTTATATTCTAACTCAGCCATGAAAACAATTCGAGTCTGGACTGCTAGAAGATAAGAGGACAAGTGTAGGGAAGGCCAGCATCCCAGTTACGGCCACTCTAGACCAATTTAAAGATTATGAGGCCAAAATTATGTGAGAGCATAACCAAGAAGTTCAAGGCATCCCGAGTTGACTCACACGTGATCACAGACacataagaaaatggaagagatttGAAGAATTACAAACCATTGGTTCCCaaagaataataaaatcaatATCTTTAACCATTTACTTTATGTCTCAGGTTATGCTGTAATGGCTATGTACAGAATAATGAACATTGAGATCACTCTGAATGTTATTTAGACTTTGATATATTCAGATAAGCCTCATTCTTCTAAGTATTTGCATTATTTCAGACATTTGAATGTCATTGATGTTCCTCTGGTTTTTCAAGTTTTCTTATATACCTGCACTTAAAAATAACCACAAATAAGTTGAGCTTCCATATAACTAGGAGAATTTGAAAAGACCTTGAAATTTCTGTCTGCACAATTAGTGAACCTGAATCAGAAGTCTCCAGTACCAGGGGAATTTTGAGGGCAGGAATCCAAACTCTTACGTGAGCCAAGCTTTGATCATGAGGATTCAAGAGAATTTTGAAGCAAGTATGATAAATAGTATCTTAGTAAGTACGTAGTTTGCTCTCTCACCTGATATTTCctgtttacatattttaaaagagcaGACACATTTCTTAGAGATATTAAGGAGTCATACTTGTAGGCATCAGAGGAAGTTTACAAGAGAAAAATGGGAATATGTTCCAACAAAATAATATAGAACAAGGAACATTGCTCTGTACACAAATTAAAATACCACCTCACATATACTCACCAAGGTTTCTTACATCAAAGAATATGAGCACATCACCAAAAATTAatcttttattgtaaaataatgcattatttaaattttctttcacatCTGTGATATCTGTGATACAATGGCCATGCCATGTCAAATATTCTTGCAAATTTGTCTTCCTCTAGATTCCACCTAAAGATGTGCATTTAGTAAACAATTTTACCCTGTGCCAGAAACATGAAATTCACTGTGGACTGTAACCTGAAGAAGAAACAAGATcctacagaagaaataaaatgaagtgaTAAGATTTAAGAAGGAGAGTTGTGTGAGCGTTGATATTATCAGAAACTGTATATAATTTGAGATATAGAAAGCAGGATGTACACAGAACCACAATGTGGCAATGTCAGAAGTTCCTGTAAATTATAATAATGGGTTTAAAAGCAATGTCtctggggaaaggcaggaagagatgagaggtggaggcgtctttgggacatggagctgccctggatggtgcttcagaggcaatcaccggacattgtaaatcctcacagggcccactggatgaaatggaggagagtgttggccatgatgtggaccattgtctatgaggtgcagaggtgcccaaagatgtacttaccaaatccaatggatgtgtcatgatgatgggaatgagtgttgttggggggggagaggtggggtgggggggtggggttgaatgggacctcacatatatatttttaatgtaatattattacaaagtcaataaaaaaataaaaaaataaaaaaaagcaatgtCTCGTTTATTCAATAGAAATCAGACAACACATAAATctttcattaaaacaaaaatatattgctTTTGATGACTTCACAAAAATATTTGTCCTTGAAATCCATGTTTGCATTATGTTGGAATTTGCAAATTGTTTCTCTTGCAAGAATGAGAATAACGTTGGGAAATTGGAAAAGTGAACAAATGGAAAAAGTGTTGgaaatctaagagacagataaagtttAATAAAGTATTCAGCTTAAAATCCAAAGCTCTGAAACTCTGAAATGAATAGAAAGAGACAGTTTTTACTTCCATATTCTAATTAAAGAATTACAATATCTGGATTTTTCATTGAGTGTTGCATTCACAGGCCCTTCCTCAAACCAAGGAATAATGACACCTTTATATTTTCCATCCAAAGAATTTTTTCAAAGCTCCCTTTATGTCTTTATTCCTCAGACTatagatgaaggggttcagcatgggtgtGACAACAGTGTACATCACTGAAGCCGGAGCAACTGATTTTGTATTGTGTGAAGCGGCAGAACTAAGGTATACCCCTATGCCCGTACAATAAAATAAGGAGACCACCAAGAGGTGAGATGCGCAGgtggaaaatgctttatacttcCCACCTTTTGAGATTGCACATATGGAGGAAACAATCTTAGAATAAGAGAAAAGGATCCCAGCAACCGGACCCCCTCCCAGCACTCCAGCTACAAAATACATCACTATGACAATGATGAATGTGTCAGAACAGGCAAGTTGGACCATCTGATtaatttcacagaaaaagtgggggattTCCACGTGTGTACAAAAGGACAACTGCAAAACCAGTGAGCTCTGTAACAAGGAATTCAGGACAGTCATGATCCATGACCCCAGAACCAGCAGGACACAGATCCGGGGGTTCATGATGACAGAGTAGTGCAGGGGatgacagatggccacaaagcggtcataggccattgcagcCAGGAGGAAGTCCTCCAATGCTGCAAAGAGCAAGACAAAATATATCTGGGTGATGCATCCACCATAGGTTATTACTCTGCTTTCTGTCTGTATACTCACCAGCATGtttgggacagtggtggaggAGAAACAAATGTCACAAAGGGACAGGTtgcagaggaagaagtacatgggtgtatGGAGGTTGGTgtctgagatgatggccaggatgataaGCAGGTTTCCAGTgcaggtgaccaggtacatggacaggaacagcccaaagaggaggggctgcaATTCTGGTTCCTTTGATAATCCCAGGAGTAGAAATTCTGAGATTCTGGTATCATTTCTTTGCATAATGTGGTAGATGTGACTACctataaggaaaacaaaatcaataatTTTCATGTAAACAAGCACTACTATTCTAGCTGAAGTGCTGAGATTTCTGTTTTAAAGCCAAGATAATTTGTATACTTTGATTAACCCCCTGGTCCTGGGGGACTTCTAGTGCCATCCCTGTTAAAGTTTTCCTTTCCCACTATCATCCTTTACTTCAAGCAGTCATGAAATCCATAGTTTCTATGAAATATCCTTTCATTCCTTGAGGTATGTATATTTAGTCTTGATAATATGCCACGCAATGTCTAGACAATTGGAATACAGTGCTGAGAAATTaggataacacatttttataatacaGAAAGAATGTAAGTAACTTAAAGTAATCATAGAGTATACCAGATGTCACAAcatttaaggagaaaaataaaagctgGATAAATGGAGACAGTCTTATGGAGGTGCTATTTTTTTCCTAGTGTTCAATCATACAGAGGGCTGGCCAaagcaggagtgctgccccatgtgggAGTTTCACCGTGTggaggaatgctgccccatgcaggagtgccagctgatacagagaagatgacacagcaagatgatgcaacaagacacacagaggagagacaatgagaagatgtagcagaagagggagatgaggtggtgctAAGAGAAAGATCAcccctttcccactctggaaaTTCCCAGAATTGTTTCCCtaagtcacctaatgagaatacaaacagacacaaaagacaatACACAATGAaggggaaacagagagcagacaacgggggtggcaggggggataaataaataaaataaatctttaaaaaatgaatgaatgtggctAAGCAAATGTTGGCAACAATTGTAgacaaagaaaaagcagtgaaacaaggaaaaatgCTGCTTAGATAGTGAAGCCAAATGAGTGAAAACTAATGCAAAGGAATCAGGTGGAGAAAGAAGATCATTTGTTACATCCATTTTTCCCCGCACAACCAGTCCTTTTAAGAAGGCAGGACTCTGTATTTTAAGCATTCCTTATGCGTATATTCTTTTGTTGCCCCTAAAGTTTCTACCAAAAAGAGAGCCCTGCAGCCATGATACATTCCCCCAGCACTTATGAAGATTCTGTGATTCACCTAAAATTATCAAGGTGGTGCCTGAAATCACCAGTGCAGGCTATTCTTTGAATGAGGGATGAAATTGGAATCTCTGCTCCAGGAAGGGCATGGAGAGGACACAATCTTGTTTTCTCAAGACCAGAGATGAGTAAAGTAGACttgagaggatgtagaggaagcATTTAGAGATTCCGTGcatttagggatttcattcccataagtctCATTaatgatttattct
This genomic interval from Dasypus novemcinctus isolate mDasNov1 chromosome 30, mDasNov1.1.hap2, whole genome shotgun sequence contains the following:
- the LOC131276787 gene encoding olfactory receptor 7A10-like — its product is MQRNDTRISEFLLLGLSKEPELQPLLFGLFLSMYLVTCTGNLLIILAIISDTNLHTPMYFFLCNLSLCDICFSSTTVPNMLVSIQTESRVITYGGCITQIYFVLLFAALEDFLLAAMAYDRFVAICHPLHYSVIMNPRICVLLVLGSWIMTVLNSLLQSSLVLQLSFCTHVEIPHFFCEINQMVQLACSDTFIIVIVMYFVAGVLGGGPVAGILFSYSKIVSSICAISKGGKYKAFSTCASHLLVVSLFYCTGIGVYLSSAASHNTKSVAPASVMYTVVTPMLNPFIYSLRNKDIKGALKKFFGWKI